A DNA window from Ipomoea triloba cultivar NCNSP0323 chromosome 10, ASM357664v1 contains the following coding sequences:
- the LOC116032943 gene encoding carboxy-terminal domain RNA polymerase II polypeptide A small phosphatase 1, with translation MVAKVFKKTPTKSIRAHKNHLRRGRKKSPIKNPSAAAATVSSVVVASINKSFYTCRGRLVKIFSKLACISGTPKKTPRKRGYHILEKVSDAPGPDLRRSLFKDEKEKSLPPIPSPDKKTIFLDLDETLVHSQPNPPPENYDFVVRPVIDGEIVEFFVLKRPFVDEFLETLSKKFEIVVFTAGIKEYASLVLDRLDKKGLISHRLYRDSCKEVDGRFVKDLSELGRDMKRIVIVDDNPNSYIFQPRNAIPIRAFTNDMEDGELKRLMEFFDGCDGVEDMRDAVKGFVAEEEFKDVEV, from the coding sequence ATGGTGGCCAAGGTTTTCAAGAAAACCCCGACGAAGTCCATCAGGGCTCACAAGAATCATCTCCGGCGCGGCCGGAAAAAGTCCCCAATCAAGAACCCGTCGGCGGCGGCCGCCACCGTCTCCTCCGTCGTGGTAGCTTCCATCAACAAGTCCTTCTACACCTGCCGCGGCCGCCTCGTCAAGATCTTCTCCAAGCTCGCCTGCATTTCCGGAACCCCCAAGAAAACCCCCAGAAAACGCGGCTATCACATCCTCGAAAAAGTCTCCGACGCCCCGGGGCCCGATCTCCGGCGATCCCTGTTCAAAGACGAGAAAGAGAAATCCCTTCCCCCGATACCCTCCCCGGATAAAAAAACCATCTTTCTTGATTTAGACGAAACCCTGGTCCATTCCCAGCCCAACCCCCCGCCGGAAAACTACGATTTCGTCGTCCGGCCGGTGATCGACGGGGAAATCGTGGAATTCTTCGTGTTAAAAAGGCCATTCGTGGATGAATTTCTGGAAACCCTAAGCAAGAAATTCGAGATTGTGGTGTTCACGGCCGGGATAAAGGAATATGCGTCTCTGGTTTTGGATAGACTGGACAAAAAGGGTTTGATTTCACACAGATTATACAGAGATTCTTGCAAGGAAGTGGACGGCAGATTTGTGAAAGACTTATCGGAGTTGGGGCGTGATATGAAGAGGATTGTGATCGTCGACGATAACCCGAATTCGTACATTTTCCAGCCCAGAAATGCGATCCCAATCAGGGCCTTTACAAATGATATGGAGGATGGGGAGCTGAAGAGGCTAATGGAGTTCTTTGATGGGTGTGATGGGGTTGAAGATATGAGAGATGCAGTGAAGGGTTTTGTAGCAGAagaggaattcaaggatgtgGAAGTATAG
- the LOC116032173 gene encoding pentatricopeptide repeat-containing protein At1g74900, mitochondrial: protein MFRLNSTIPTSAPVKPFSLSRHLSASLTLPVLSSAQPIDAVTLSNHILKEDPKTLASTLHNFTQWTPELVQAVLKRLWNHGPMALQFFNHLDRHPSYAHSAAAFDHAIDIAARMRDYKTLWKLVARMQARRLGPRPKTFSIIIERYISAGKADKALKVFLAMHKHGCPQDLNCFNTFLDVLCKLRRTEMAYRLLKMLRGKFRADTITYNIIVNGFCLIKQTPKAQNILKEMVERGLNPTITTYNIMLKGFLRAGQIKEAWEFFLQMKKRKCDIDIVTYTTMVHGFGVVGEVDKARKIFNEMVGAGVLPSVATYNALIQVLCKKDTVENAILVFEEMVRKGYVPNTVTYNAVIRGLCHRGRMNEAVKYLDKMKDDKCEPNVQTYNVIVRYYCDEGEIEKALEVFDRMNCGDCLPNLDTYNILISSMFVRKKSDDLQVAGRLLVEMVGRGFLPRRFTFNRVLNGLLLTGNQDFAREILRLLSESGRLPHHFKL from the coding sequence ATGTTCAGACTCAACAGTACAATCCCCACCAGCGCCCCCGTTAAGCCCTTTTCTTTGTCCCGCCACCTCTCCGCCTCTCTTACACTTCCAGTGTTGTCGTCGGCCCAGCCAATAGACGCTGTTACACTCTCCAACCACATCCTCAAGGAAGACCCAAAGACCTTAGCTTCAACCCTCCACAACTTCACCCAATGGACCCCAGAGCTCGTCCAAGCCGTCCTCAAGCGCCTCTGGAACCACGGCCCTATGGCACTCCAATTCTTCAACCACCTCGATCGCCACCCATCTTACGCTCACTCTGCCGCTGCATTCGACCACGCCATAGATATCGCCGCCCGGATGCGCGACTACAAGACTCTTTGGAAGCTTGTGGCTCGGATGCAGGCCCGACGGCTCGGCCCTCGCCCCAAGACATTCTCTATCATCATCGAAAGGTACATTTCTGCTGGCAAAGCCGATAAGGCATTGAAGGTTTTCTTGGCTATGCATAAACACGGTTGCCCCCAGGATTTGAATTGTTTCAATACGTTTCTTGATGTACTCTGCAAATTGAGGCGTACAGAGATGGCCTATAGGCTGTTGAAGATGCTTAGGGGTAAATTCAGAGCTGATACTATTACCTATAACATAATTGTGAATGGGTTTTGTTTGATTAAACAAACACCTAAAGCTCAAAACATTTTGAAGGAAATGGTAGAGAGAGGATTGAATCCAACCATAAccacatataatataatgcttAAAGGCTTTCTTCGAGCAGGTCAGATTAAGGAAGCTTGGGAATTTTTCTTGCAAATGAAGAAGCGGAAGTGTGATATTGACATAGTGACATATACAACTATGGTTCATGGTTTTGGAGTTGTTGGTGAGGTTGATAAAGCTCGGAAGATATTTAATGAGATGGTTGGAGCTGGCGTGCTTCCTTCAGTTGCAACTTACAATGCTTTGATTCAAGTGTTGTGTAAGAAGGATACTGTGGAAAATGCTATTTTGGTGTTTGAGGAGATGGTGAGGAAAGGTTATGTGCCTAATACCGTGACCTATAATGCGGTTATTAGGGGATTGTGTCATAGAGGGAGGATGAATGAGGCTGTGAAGTATTTAGATAAAATGAAGGACGATAAATGCGAGCCAAATGTTCAGACTTACAATGTTATTGTCCGCTACTATTGTGATGAAGGAGAAATCGAGAAGGCTCTAGAGGTATTTGACAGAATGAACTGTGGGGATTGCTTACCCAATCTGGACACGTACAATATCTTGATCAGCTCAATGTTTGTTAGAAAGAAATCAGATGATTTGCAGGTGGCTGGCAGGTTGCTAGTGGAAATGGTGGGTAGAGGATTTCTGCCTAGAAGATTCACCTTCAATCGGGTTTTAAATGGGCTTTTGCTCACTGGCAACCAAGATTTTGCAAGAGAGATCTTGAGGCTGCTAAGCGAATCTGGCCGTCTTCCTCAccatttcaaattgtga
- the LOC116032318 gene encoding uncharacterized protein LOC116032318 — MGRHSVVMGGGVHASDNPAFMVFMIAASVSLLSMVVFACGSFFRKRKPSKSPDEGNKTSTTAASGEGGGGGRKVGKESSTPGVGPFYENLSIVNLGVLPMPDTCTGDATNNDGGSHKHAGHAPIGSDSNQGGHGTTDDHTSSGGHTSTTHSVGGSDTHTTAVSHNSGEYTGVTNIGGHGTTDNHTSSGGHMSTTHSVGGSDTHTTTVSHSSGGHTSSYTDHSSSGWSGNDGGGSSWSGGGDFGSSWGGGF; from the coding sequence ATGGGTAGACATTCTGTAGTCATGGGTGGTGGGGTGCATGCAAGCGATAATCCAGCTTTCATGGTTTTCATGATTGCTGCCTCTGTCTCTTTGCTTTCCATGGTTGTATTTGCTTGTGGCAGTTTCTTTAGAAAGCGTAAGCCTTCCAAGAGTCCTGATGAAGGAAATAAAACTTCTACCACCGCCGCTTCGGGCGAGGGCGGTGGTGGTGGAAGAAAAGTCGGTAAGGAAAGTAGTACACCTGGTGTGGGACCGTTTTACGAAAATCTCTCAATAGTTAATTTGGGTGTTTTACCGATGCCAGACACTTGCACCGGTGATGCTACCAATAACGACGGTGGTAGTCACAAACATGCAGGTCACGCCCCGATTGGTAGTGACAGTAATCAGGGCGGACATGGTACTACTGACGATCATACTAGTAGCGGGGGTCATACAAGTACCACTCATAGTGTAGGTGGGAGCGATACACATACAACTGCTGTGAGTCACAATAGTGGCGAATATACAGGTGTCACGAATATCGGTGGACATGGTACTACTGACAATCATACTAGTAGCGGGGGTCATATGAGTACCACTCATAGTGTAGGCGGGAGCGATACACATACGACTACTGTGAGTCATAGTAGCGGCGGTCATACAAGTAGTTATACGGATCATAGTAGTAGTGGGTGGAGTGGCAATGACGGCGGCGGGAGCAGTTGGAGTGGTGGTGGAGATTTTGGTAGTAGTTGGGGCGGAGGTTTTTAA